The Shewanella japonica genome has a window encoding:
- a CDS encoding sensor histidine kinase, with product MFEKTSGFERNKEQLALLRLINWLLKLGLIFFGTELFDLTWPPKELSYVLLAEFIYVVACFRYRFQCINTPSILFSTLLLDTLFWAIWLFYTGGATNAFVSLLLLPIAIGAVTLSRWAPWVLTFLSTGLYTLMMFTMPENRIRHHGMDMSSHYLGMWFNFVISALVLTITVGFIAKRVRQKNAQLSYLREAQLRQEKLLALGTASAQIAHQVATPLATLRLLVDELAEEGVATDIEPDMQQALLRCEATLADLRHATESIREQKRVATPIHHFVEDLRDRVQLLMPETQLVIEQSELLHSATINTDASVLPAFLALIDNAARASVENINLAKVMLTVVSSSPQEVCVNIRDFGKGMGAQQLAELGQNVVSDPKGMGIGVLLSHASFERLGGQFSLCQHQEGGTIASVTLPVTNNNL from the coding sequence ATTGAAATTAGGGCTGATTTTTTTCGGCACAGAGTTATTCGATTTAACTTGGCCGCCCAAAGAGTTGAGCTATGTACTTTTAGCCGAGTTCATTTATGTCGTTGCCTGCTTCCGATATCGATTCCAATGTATTAATACACCTTCCATTTTATTTAGTACCTTACTGTTAGATACATTGTTCTGGGCTATCTGGCTGTTTTATACAGGTGGTGCCACGAATGCGTTTGTATCATTATTGCTATTACCCATTGCTATAGGTGCTGTCACTCTTTCTCGCTGGGCCCCGTGGGTACTGACGTTCCTCTCTACTGGGTTATATACCTTGATGATGTTTACTATGCCTGAAAACCGTATCCGTCATCATGGTATGGACATGAGTTCACATTACCTTGGAATGTGGTTTAATTTTGTTATTTCAGCCTTGGTGCTCACAATTACTGTCGGTTTTATCGCTAAGCGAGTCAGGCAAAAAAATGCCCAGCTCAGCTACTTGCGAGAGGCGCAGCTTAGACAAGAAAAGTTGCTTGCACTCGGTACTGCCTCTGCCCAAATAGCACATCAAGTGGCTACGCCTCTGGCTACGTTACGCTTACTTGTTGATGAATTAGCTGAAGAAGGTGTCGCAACTGATATCGAACCTGATATGCAACAAGCCTTACTTCGATGTGAGGCGACATTGGCTGATTTGCGTCATGCAACAGAATCGATAAGAGAGCAAAAACGTGTTGCCACACCTATTCATCATTTTGTTGAAGATTTACGCGATAGAGTGCAATTACTGATGCCAGAAACGCAATTGGTGATTGAGCAAAGTGAATTGCTCCATTCAGCCACAATCAATACTGATGCCAGTGTACTGCCTGCTTTTTTAGCCTTAATCGACAACGCAGCTCGTGCGAGTGTTGAAAATATCAATCTTGCTAAAGTGATGCTGACTGTTGTGAGCTCTTCTCCACAAGAGGTGTGCGTTAATATTCGCGACTTTGGCAAAGGAATGGGGGCACAGCAGTTGGCTGAACTAGGACAGAATGTCGTAAGCGATCCAAAAGGAATGGGAATAGGGGTGTTATTGAGCCATGCCAGTTTTGAGCGTTTGGGCGGTCAGTTTAGTTTGTGTCAGCATCAAGAGGGCGGAACGATTGCATCAGTGACCTTGCCTGTGACCAATAATAATTTATAA
- a CDS encoding response regulator transcription factor, translating to MNKLLIIEDDQALSSTLARRLTKQGFECVQCHDASNGLLMARQFMPSHILLDMKIADHNGLTLIKPLRQYLPKVKMVLLTGYASIATAVEAIRLGADNYLAKPVDTQTLLNALAAEVEPEVQAEFTDQPLSPKRLEWEHIQQVLANNNGNVSETARVLGMHRRTLQRKLLKKPVADNRCA from the coding sequence ATGAACAAATTACTGATTATTGAAGATGACCAAGCATTATCATCAACTTTGGCAAGGCGATTAACTAAACAGGGATTTGAATGCGTTCAATGTCATGATGCAAGTAATGGGTTACTCATGGCGAGGCAGTTTATGCCGAGCCATATTTTACTTGATATGAAAATTGCTGATCACAATGGCTTAACCCTGATTAAACCGTTACGTCAGTACTTGCCAAAGGTCAAAATGGTACTTCTTACTGGATATGCCAGTATTGCCACAGCGGTTGAGGCAATAAGGTTAGGGGCGGATAATTACTTAGCTAAACCCGTAGATACGCAAACCTTGCTAAATGCGCTTGCAGCAGAAGTCGAACCAGAGGTTCAAGCTGAATTTACAGATCAACCATTAAGTCCGAAGCGATTAGAGTGGGAGCATATTCAGCAAGTGCTGGCGAATAATAATGGTAATGTGTCAGAAACTGCCAGAGTATTGGGGATGCATCGCCGTACATTGCAGCGTAAGTTACTTAAAAAGCCGGTAGCGGATAATCGATGTGCCTAA
- a CDS encoding LysR family transcriptional regulator, whose protein sequence is MYSFEQLRIFITVCETGSFSAAARKLNRAQSGISQAIANLEISINQTLFDRSGNIPELTSEGEALLPVVKALMLQQLHLEQKIASLEQQHEHELVIAIEESLISPALLGQLALLADEFPITNIEIIAESTLDIGKLIEEGSAHIGIVYADGKIHHQADFTTVGYTRFITVAAPEHPLSNMHGIKDIDLRHHRQVVLRATQGQELWFSNGISSQHWYASNHNIINELTQQGIGWSILPEEMVQSAIEQGRLIKLDIDYEPNGWINTVDCLSSRRHPLGPVYERAMVLIKDYMNQQILHNNFQINH, encoded by the coding sequence ATGTATAGTTTCGAGCAACTAAGAATATTTATTACAGTATGTGAAACAGGGTCATTTTCAGCTGCTGCAAGAAAACTCAACCGAGCTCAATCAGGCATTAGCCAAGCGATCGCCAATTTAGAAATTAGTATCAATCAAACCTTATTTGACCGAAGTGGAAATATTCCAGAGCTGACATCTGAAGGTGAAGCCCTTTTACCTGTAGTAAAGGCATTGATGCTGCAACAACTCCATTTAGAGCAAAAAATTGCCTCGCTTGAGCAGCAACATGAACATGAGCTAGTCATCGCCATTGAAGAAAGTCTAATTAGCCCTGCACTGCTGGGGCAACTGGCATTGCTTGCTGATGAGTTTCCTATCACCAATATTGAAATCATTGCTGAATCGACACTAGATATCGGCAAACTCATTGAAGAAGGTAGCGCTCATATCGGCATTGTTTACGCGGATGGGAAAATCCACCATCAAGCTGACTTTACTACGGTGGGTTATACACGTTTTATCACGGTGGCGGCGCCTGAGCATCCGTTATCAAACATGCACGGCATTAAAGATATAGACCTTCGCCATCATCGTCAGGTAGTCCTTCGTGCTACTCAAGGGCAAGAGCTTTGGTTTAGCAATGGTATTAGCTCGCAACATTGGTATGCCAGCAATCACAACATCATTAATGAATTAACTCAGCAAGGCATTGGTTGGTCGATATTGCCTGAGGAGATGGTGCAAAGCGCCATTGAACAAGGAAGGCTTATCAAACTCGATATTGATTACGAACCCAACGGCTGGATAAACACTGTCGATTGCTTGTCTAGTCGCCGCCATCCATTAGGCCCAGTTTATGAACGTGCTATGGTGCTGATTAAGGACTATATGAACCAGCAAATCTTACACAATAACTTCCAAATTAACCACTAA
- a CDS encoding PACE efflux transporter: protein MSTLERVFHAVLFEFLAIIGSVIGLMLFTEHELASLSGTMIAIATIAMGWNFVFNLGFDRFFTGAREKRTVKQRIIQIALFESGLLILTIPVMAYILEISLIEAFWLDISVTLFITVYAYVYNYAYDHIRASIISKRQTHEPLELS from the coding sequence ATGTCTACGTTAGAGCGTGTGTTTCATGCGGTGTTGTTTGAGTTTTTGGCCATTATTGGTTCCGTGATTGGATTGATGTTGTTTACTGAACATGAATTGGCTTCCCTTTCAGGAACCATGATAGCTATTGCGACTATCGCCATGGGCTGGAATTTTGTATTTAATCTTGGATTTGACCGTTTCTTTACTGGAGCTCGTGAAAAGAGAACCGTAAAACAGCGAATAATACAAATTGCCTTGTTTGAAAGTGGCTTATTAATACTGACCATTCCTGTGATGGCCTATATTTTAGAAATTAGCCTGATAGAGGCTTTTTGGCTAGATATCAGTGTGACCTTGTTCATCACAGTCTATGCCTATGTTTACAATTATGCTTATGATCATATTCGCGCCAGCATCATCAGTAAACGGCAAACTCATGAGCCCTTAGAGCTATCATGA
- a CDS encoding M14 family zinc carboxypeptidase → MGTFSFEHSFEIDTLQRLIAKHQGLFRHQSLFDTHYRGKPLSITAIELGHQESPCPTVLFVGGIHGVERIGAQVVLSFLDSLLNRLAWDKHLQILLKQVRLAFVPVANPVGFLQGSRSNGNHVDLMRNAPIDAEEKVTFLVGGHRISSKLPWYRGQNGMEAETQVLVDYVRELQSTSTSVIALDAHSGFGLADHIWFPYAHTRKPFEGMGYIYHLKQLFDRGYPHHGHYKIAPQSHYYQTHGDIWDYLAKANPSDRPFIPLTLEMGSWAWVKKNPKQIFNFSGYFNPQKPHRHHRILRRHVVLMQFLIEAAFSQTLEGISAEQYLGLQTDAQRHWSKKR, encoded by the coding sequence ATGGGAACGTTTTCGTTTGAGCATTCTTTTGAAATAGACACTTTGCAGCGGCTGATTGCTAAACACCAAGGGCTATTTCGTCACCAATCATTATTTGATACCCATTATCGAGGAAAGCCGCTTTCAATTACCGCAATTGAGCTTGGACATCAAGAGTCACCTTGCCCGACAGTGTTGTTTGTTGGTGGTATTCATGGGGTAGAGCGCATTGGCGCCCAAGTCGTATTGTCATTTTTAGACAGTTTATTGAATCGATTAGCGTGGGATAAGCACTTACAAATCTTGTTAAAGCAAGTGCGGTTAGCTTTTGTACCAGTGGCTAACCCTGTGGGCTTTTTACAAGGCTCACGCAGTAATGGTAATCATGTTGACTTGATGCGTAATGCTCCCATCGATGCTGAAGAAAAAGTTACCTTCCTAGTCGGCGGACACCGCATCAGTAGCAAGTTGCCTTGGTATCGTGGTCAAAATGGCATGGAGGCAGAAACTCAAGTATTAGTCGATTATGTGCGCGAGTTACAGAGCACCAGTACCAGTGTCATCGCGCTAGATGCGCACTCTGGTTTTGGCTTAGCAGATCATATTTGGTTCCCTTATGCTCATACTCGCAAGCCCTTTGAAGGTATGGGCTATATCTACCATTTAAAGCAATTGTTCGACCGTGGTTATCCGCATCATGGGCATTATAAAATTGCACCGCAAAGTCACTATTATCAAACCCACGGTGACATTTGGGATTATCTAGCCAAGGCCAACCCAAGTGACAGACCGTTCATTCCATTGACGTTAGAAATGGGTTCTTGGGCGTGGGTGAAGAAAAACCCAAAGCAAATTTTTAACTTTTCTGGTTATTTTAATCCGCAGAAACCCCACCGTCACCACAGGATATTGCGCCGTCATGTTGTATTGATGCAATTTTTGATTGAAGCGGCTTTTTCCCAGACCCTCGAAGGAATCAGCGCCGAGCAATATTTAGGTTTACAAACTGATGCACAAAGGCATTGGTCTAAAAAACGTTAA
- a CDS encoding alpha/beta fold hydrolase, whose translation MATWVLLRGLMRDSRHWYGFDTQLRQAGINLLTPDATGNGELADRNSPLNIRDYCDDIWHQIDKGLAKNPEYSRELVVVGVSMGGMIALEMARQRHKQVRHAVLINSSAANLSPWFQRFQLMPLVNAIWHRHKAKELSFVESCVLNYTTVTKAHDEKVIKDWGNMRSQLHTRILNGARQIYAAARYQCSWFGHCKVSIIVANQDKLANPKCSEALAKFYHTELLRVDHCGHDASLDQPEQIQQLIEMALSRS comes from the coding sequence ATGGCAACGTGGGTTTTACTGCGAGGGTTAATGCGAGATAGTCGTCATTGGTATGGCTTTGATACGCAATTACGTCAAGCGGGCATTAATTTGCTGACACCTGATGCCACTGGCAATGGGGAACTTGCTGATAGAAATAGTCCGTTAAATATCCGAGATTATTGCGATGATATCTGGCACCAAATAGATAAAGGCTTAGCTAAGAACCCAGAATATAGTCGAGAGTTAGTGGTCGTTGGCGTGTCGATGGGGGGCATGATCGCATTAGAAATGGCAAGACAACGTCACAAACAAGTACGTCATGCTGTATTGATTAATTCAAGTGCAGCTAACTTATCTCCTTGGTTTCAGCGCTTTCAGTTAATGCCATTAGTGAATGCTATTTGGCATCGCCATAAAGCAAAAGAGTTAAGTTTTGTAGAATCCTGCGTGCTTAACTACACCACAGTCACTAAAGCCCATGATGAAAAAGTCATTAAAGATTGGGGAAACATGCGTAGTCAATTACATACCCGTATACTTAATGGCGCAAGGCAGATATATGCAGCTGCTCGTTACCAGTGTTCTTGGTTTGGTCACTGTAAAGTGAGTATTATTGTGGCGAATCAAGATAAGTTAGCTAACCCTAAATGTAGTGAAGCATTAGCCAAATTTTATCACACTGAATTGTTGCGTGTAGATCACTGCGGCCATGACGCAAGCCTAGATCAGCCTGAACAAATACAACAGCTTATTGAAATGGCGTTATCAAGGTCTTGA
- a CDS encoding thiol-disulfide oxidoreductase DCC family protein yields MCNLCNGAVSFIIQRDHKDVFLFTPMQSQTAQSLIAKHQLEGVSNDSFILIKGDKFFLRSDAALEITKDISGFWYLCRGFSVLPKRIRDYAYRLVAKNRYCLFGKKQACMVPTAALQHKFLDQ; encoded by the coding sequence GTGTGCAATCTTTGCAATGGTGCGGTTAGCTTTATCATTCAACGTGACCATAAAGATGTGTTTTTGTTCACCCCGATGCAAAGCCAAACAGCACAATCGCTAATCGCCAAACATCAGTTGGAGGGAGTCAGTAATGATTCATTTATTCTAATCAAAGGTGATAAGTTTTTTTTACGCAGTGATGCAGCGTTAGAGATAACAAAAGATATATCTGGATTTTGGTATTTATGTAGGGGGTTTAGCGTGTTACCCAAGAGAATTCGGGATTACGCCTATCGTTTAGTTGCCAAAAATCGATACTGTCTATTTGGTAAAAAACAGGCGTGTATGGTACCAACAGCTGCGTTACAGCATAAGTTTTTAGACCAATAG
- a CDS encoding alpha/beta fold hydrolase: protein MMKYLLTMLFAFSVSLQAYAATQVTYNKELDGFEYPFQVNTFDFNSQNQDLQMRYMDTGNKSAKKVAVLLHGKNFSGYYWEKVAKDLLEKGYRVVIPDQIGFGKSTKPAFYQYSFGQLALNTKLILDHLGVEEITLVGHSMGGMLATTFAVNYPTLVKKLILINPIGLEDYGQYAQFKDVNFFYKRELAKTLDKARNYQKKNYYDGKWSSEYEQLLVPLKGMLAGADWEAVAWNNALTYGPIFSENIVDRLSQVTSQTFLIIGTRDTTGPGRGWLKDGVTKTLGDYKTLGKQANSLVKGSVLFELEGLGHMPQYEDYDVFIKAFNKALEH, encoded by the coding sequence ATGATGAAGTACCTTCTTACTATGCTGTTTGCTTTTTCTGTGTCTTTACAGGCATATGCCGCCACTCAAGTTACATATAACAAAGAGCTTGATGGGTTCGAGTATCCATTTCAAGTCAATACTTTTGATTTCAACTCTCAGAATCAAGATTTACAAATGCGCTATATGGATACAGGTAATAAGAGTGCAAAGAAAGTTGCTGTGTTATTACATGGCAAAAACTTTTCTGGTTATTACTGGGAAAAAGTAGCTAAAGATCTATTAGAGAAGGGCTATAGAGTCGTGATACCAGACCAAATTGGATTTGGTAAATCAACTAAACCAGCGTTTTATCAGTATAGTTTTGGTCAGCTTGCCTTAAATACGAAGTTAATATTGGATCATTTAGGGGTTGAAGAAATAACGCTTGTAGGCCATTCCATGGGAGGGATGTTGGCGACAACGTTTGCCGTTAATTACCCTACATTGGTGAAAAAGCTTATCTTGATAAACCCAATTGGTTTAGAGGATTATGGTCAGTATGCGCAATTTAAAGACGTAAACTTTTTTTATAAAAGAGAACTCGCAAAGACGTTAGACAAGGCTAGAAACTACCAGAAAAAAAATTATTATGATGGTAAGTGGTCTAGTGAATACGAACAACTTTTAGTGCCTTTAAAAGGAATGCTAGCTGGGGCAGATTGGGAAGCGGTTGCTTGGAATAACGCATTAACTTACGGGCCGATTTTTTCAGAAAATATTGTGGATAGGCTTTCACAAGTGACCAGTCAAACATTTTTGATTATTGGTACTAGAGATACCACAGGCCCTGGTAGAGGTTGGCTTAAAGATGGGGTAACAAAGACGTTGGGTGATTATAAAACGCTGGGTAAACAGGCTAACAGCCTAGTTAAAGGTTCAGTATTGTTTGAGCTTGAAGGGTTAGGTCATATGCCGCAATATGAAGATTATGATGTTTTTATAAAAGCTTTTAATAAAGCACTTGAGCACTAG
- a CDS encoding LysR substrate-binding domain-containing protein, whose translation MSAHISFKQLNVFNAITQHKTLTAAAETLFVSKAAVSLSLAELEKQLGHPLFDRVNNRLILNQEGKKLLPLADELINRLQHINHVFDQDQGLSGVLRVGSSDTIGNHLSPSILSEFKQITPQQTQSLFVSNSAHICQKLIEYELDIGLIEGKPHHPDIIAVPFSGDAMCIICAPSHPLAAKEHVALSELENSEWVLREQGSGSRDSFIQNLAPHIKQWHQSIELNTTEALINSVAAGLGFGCLSNIAAQHALKSQRVSKVNVPIEMPREFWVLLHKDKYQSPPLKRFIEYCVNWGK comes from the coding sequence ATGTCAGCACATATCTCGTTTAAACAGCTCAATGTTTTCAATGCGATTACTCAGCACAAAACGCTCACCGCTGCTGCTGAAACATTATTTGTCTCAAAAGCGGCTGTCAGTTTGTCGTTAGCTGAACTAGAAAAACAACTCGGCCACCCATTATTTGACCGAGTAAATAATCGCTTAATCTTGAATCAAGAAGGCAAAAAATTACTCCCCTTGGCCGATGAGTTAATTAACCGCCTACAACACATCAATCATGTGTTTGACCAAGACCAAGGCTTATCAGGCGTTTTACGGGTCGGAAGTAGTGATACCATAGGTAATCATTTATCGCCGAGTATATTAAGCGAATTTAAGCAAATAACCCCCCAGCAAACCCAAAGTTTATTTGTCTCAAACTCTGCACATATTTGCCAAAAACTCATTGAATATGAACTCGATATTGGTCTTATCGAAGGTAAGCCACATCACCCTGATATCATTGCGGTGCCTTTTAGTGGCGATGCCATGTGTATTATTTGTGCTCCATCGCACCCATTAGCAGCAAAAGAACATGTTGCATTATCAGAACTTGAAAACAGTGAGTGGGTACTCAGAGAGCAAGGCTCAGGCTCTAGGGACAGTTTTATTCAAAACTTAGCCCCACACATTAAACAATGGCATCAAAGTATTGAACTTAATACCACAGAGGCACTGATCAATTCCGTGGCTGCAGGACTTGGGTTTGGCTGCTTATCGAATATCGCAGCCCAGCATGCATTAAAAAGCCAACGCGTCAGCAAGGTGAATGTCCCGATTGAAATGCCAAGAGAGTTTTGGGTATTACTTCACAAAGACAAATATCAGAGCCCGCCACTCAAACGTTTTATTGAATATTGCGTCAATTGGGGCAAGTAA
- a CDS encoding TDT family transporter, producing MLQTAKVKLLAAPTPMAGLALGIASLGWCWENFADIQGYGQLLGALLASVLLLVLTVKYLIHSDTLKADLAHPVVGSVVPTFAMALMVVSNALGHYSLILGDSLWLVGLGLHVVFLVTFIYHRAKDFELHHMVPSWFVPPVGIIVADVSFSGTGALSLLANSALIFGMLAYAVMLPMMIYRLMFTHEVPDAAKPTIAILAAPASLSLAGYLTVTASPSPLIVALLFGIGVLMTAIIYLAFFKLLQLPFSPGYAAFTFPMVIGATALFKMIEWMQSIGMASQYIQQVQLLATIELTIATLAVSYVAIRYAYFFNSQRHLTV from the coding sequence ATGTTACAAACCGCCAAAGTTAAATTGCTTGCAGCACCAACACCTATGGCTGGTCTTGCACTTGGCATTGCGAGTTTAGGTTGGTGCTGGGAAAATTTTGCAGACATTCAAGGATATGGTCAGTTACTTGGTGCCTTGCTAGCCAGTGTGTTGCTGCTGGTGTTGACCGTAAAATATTTAATTCATTCTGACACCCTTAAAGCTGATTTAGCTCATCCTGTGGTCGGCAGCGTTGTGCCAACTTTTGCGATGGCCTTGATGGTCGTATCAAATGCGTTGGGGCATTACTCACTGATTTTAGGTGATAGTTTATGGCTTGTGGGTCTTGGGTTACATGTCGTCTTTTTAGTCACCTTTATCTATCATCGCGCAAAGGATTTTGAGCTCCACCACATGGTACCAAGTTGGTTTGTGCCACCCGTTGGAATTATCGTTGCTGACGTATCGTTTTCAGGTACAGGGGCGCTTAGTTTATTGGCAAATTCGGCATTAATATTTGGTATGTTGGCTTATGCAGTAATGCTGCCGATGATGATTTATCGCTTAATGTTCACCCATGAAGTCCCAGATGCCGCGAAACCAACAATTGCCATTTTGGCCGCGCCTGCCAGTTTGTCGTTAGCGGGATATTTAACGGTAACAGCGTCACCATCACCACTTATTGTTGCTTTACTATTTGGTATTGGCGTGTTGATGACAGCGATTATTTACTTAGCTTTTTTCAAATTACTGCAGCTCCCATTTAGCCCAGGTTATGCGGCTTTTACCTTCCCGATGGTGATTGGTGCGACAGCGTTATTTAAGATGATTGAATGGATGCAAAGCATTGGCATGGCCAGTCAATATATTCAGCAAGTACAGTTACTGGCAACGATTGAGCTAACCATTGCTACGCTAGCGGTGAGTTATGTGGCAATCAGATATGCGTACTTTTTTAACAGCCAGCGTCATTTAACGGTTTAA
- a CDS encoding penicillin acylase family protein, with protein MSFSLNRVLQSKFTKYSLAIVLLLVGIIILAIYSTLRLSMPSLSATVVSDDISAPLTIERDTLGTAIITASNRKDAAYALGYAHSQDRFFQMDLLRRNAAGELAEIFGKAALKLDKNKRFHQLRMRAQNIFEQLPQQDKAMLSAYTQGVNHALAEQTVRSFEYLLTQSSPREWHETDSLLVIYSMYLDLQGNTIKRDMALTQLQQAFGNEMVDFLIQPSHHQAALDESQIPLYQGDIPALEDDILLSAITQAIEEPVEVGSNNWAVTGQLTDSGRAMLSDDMHLSFAVPIIWYRAQLNYQTSAAQDSAKSNPPVSDKSSHQITGVSLPGAPAIVVGSNGKLAWGFTNSYIDTADWIEISPDTAIDIEYEPIELPNDQVNYTIQVSEFGPVKTVAGVNYALSWVGHADYAVNMALLSLETAETVEQASALATEIGIPAQNMLLADNQGNAGWTIAGAVPARDNPSNTAQSPSNFQSSKWQLQQAVMPEVINPDNQRIWTANSRVLSSEEQLRFGDGGYALGARGVQIRDRLLASSNFSEADFYQLQLDNEALFLAPWQQYLLQILSEYPVEYAEDIKLIANWGHCACADSVGYTLVRHFRTALIDQTFAPIETELKERESGLSVIKRYLETPMWQIIEQQPASWLPKAQPHWQAFALSVYNDAKQALFAKYSKHQKLSDLRWGKVNQLLIQHPFSKQIPQLSRWLDMPSVDGFGDSFMPAVQGKSFGASQRFIVQPGAEQDAIMTIPGGQSGHPLSPYYRSGYQQYVTHQNTPLLPTEIEHTLMIEPLKDNHGSLTETDITEAQSDTQNSEAVKSTAD; from the coding sequence ATGTCTTTTAGCCTTAACCGGGTTTTACAATCTAAGTTCACCAAATATTCACTAGCCATAGTGTTATTGCTAGTCGGTATTATCATTCTGGCTATTTATAGCACCCTGCGTTTAAGCATGCCCTCGTTATCAGCCACGGTAGTGAGTGACGACATTTCAGCTCCACTAACCATTGAACGAGACACATTAGGCACCGCAATCATTACCGCCAGTAACCGCAAAGATGCAGCCTATGCTTTGGGGTATGCACATAGCCAAGATCGATTTTTTCAAATGGACTTATTGCGCCGAAATGCCGCTGGCGAATTGGCTGAAATATTTGGCAAAGCCGCACTTAAATTGGATAAAAACAAACGTTTTCATCAATTAAGAATGCGAGCACAAAACATTTTTGAGCAACTACCACAGCAAGATAAAGCCATGCTTAGTGCATATACCCAAGGGGTAAATCATGCATTAGCAGAACAAACTGTGCGCTCATTTGAGTACTTGCTGACACAGTCTAGCCCACGAGAATGGCATGAAACTGACAGCTTGTTAGTGATTTATAGTATGTACTTAGATTTACAAGGTAATACAATTAAACGTGATATGGCGTTAACCCAATTGCAGCAAGCCTTTGGCAACGAAATGGTCGATTTTTTAATCCAGCCAAGTCATCACCAAGCCGCCTTAGATGAAAGCCAAATACCGCTGTATCAAGGAGATATTCCCGCTCTCGAGGACGATATTTTACTGAGTGCGATAACTCAGGCGATTGAAGAACCAGTAGAAGTAGGCAGTAACAATTGGGCAGTAACGGGGCAATTAACCGATTCCGGCCGCGCAATGTTGTCCGATGACATGCATTTATCCTTTGCGGTACCCATTATTTGGTATCGTGCACAACTCAATTACCAAACAAGTGCAGCTCAAGATTCAGCAAAATCTAATCCACCTGTTTCAGATAAATCATCACACCAAATCACAGGAGTAAGCCTTCCGGGCGCACCTGCGATAGTCGTTGGTTCTAATGGCAAACTCGCTTGGGGCTTTACCAACAGTTACATCGACACGGCTGACTGGATTGAAATTAGCCCTGATACAGCAATCGATATTGAATATGAGCCTATCGAACTGCCTAACGATCAAGTGAACTATACGATTCAAGTTAGTGAATTTGGTCCAGTAAAAACAGTAGCCGGTGTTAATTATGCACTATCTTGGGTGGGGCATGCTGATTACGCGGTTAACATGGCGTTATTGTCATTAGAAACCGCAGAGACTGTTGAGCAAGCCAGCGCACTTGCAACAGAAATTGGGATCCCAGCACAAAATATGTTGCTGGCAGATAATCAAGGTAATGCAGGCTGGACAATCGCAGGGGCAGTTCCCGCTCGTGACAACCCTTCGAATACAGCCCAGTCACCAAGCAATTTTCAATCTTCAAAATGGCAACTGCAACAAGCCGTTATGCCTGAGGTGATAAATCCTGATAACCAACGTATATGGACAGCAAACTCTCGCGTTTTATCTAGCGAAGAGCAATTACGCTTTGGAGATGGCGGTTATGCGCTTGGCGCTCGCGGCGTACAGATACGTGATCGCTTATTAGCAAGTTCCAACTTTAGCGAAGCCGATTTTTATCAGTTACAGCTCGATAATGAAGCACTTTTTTTAGCACCTTGGCAGCAATATTTACTGCAAATATTGAGTGAATACCCTGTTGAATATGCCGAAGACATAAAACTGATTGCCAATTGGGGCCACTGCGCTTGTGCTGATTCAGTGGGCTACACATTAGTCAGACACTTTAGAACGGCGCTAATAGATCAAACATTTGCCCCTATCGAAACAGAGCTCAAAGAAAGAGAAAGCGGCTTGTCAGTGATAAAACGATACCTTGAAACCCCAATGTGGCAAATCATCGAGCAGCAACCAGCCAGTTGGCTACCTAAAGCTCAACCTCATTGGCAGGCCTTTGCACTAAGCGTATATAACGATGCCAAACAGGCTTTATTCGCCAAGTATAGTAAGCATCAAAAGCTATCAGATCTACGCTGGGGAAAGGTCAACCAACTACTAATCCAACACCCTTTTTCAAAACAGATCCCTCAACTCAGTCGTTGGTTAGATATGCCAAGTGTTGATGGTTTTGGTGATAGCTTTATGCCTGCAGTTCAAGGTAAATCGTTTGGTGCTTCACAGCGCTTTATTGTGCAGCCAGGTGCTGAGCAAGATGCAATTATGACCATACCTGGGGGGCAATCGGGTCATCCTTTGTCACCTTACTACCGAAGTGGTTATCAGCAATATGTGACACATCAAAATACACCATTATTACCTACTGAGATTGAGCACACCTTGATGATTGAGCCATTAAAAGATAATCATGGTTCATTAACTGAAACCGATATAACTGAGGCTCAATCAGATACCCAAAATAGTGAAGCCGTTAAGTCAACGGCAGATTAA